A single region of the Devosia sp. FJ2-5-3 genome encodes:
- a CDS encoding FCD domain-containing protein, producing the protein MSIIGGSRSDTSAASTVADDLARWILSELSPGQNMPSEAELAERYAVSRLTIREAVKLLEGRRLLELARGRRAVVREPDGSAFSDFLSSIIRYDPKGLFDLVEVRLSLEVQSATQAAKRANRAGIIAVENALEGMCKSIGEDGNFADIEAEQRFHASDFGFHEAVALASGNRVLSYLFEAMATPLREGFLISHRGHTYRGHTPQDTITAHQRILDAIRAGNARAAGEAMRLHLRDTERDIRTALSRGVSPDEKD; encoded by the coding sequence GTGAGCATCATTGGCGGATCGCGCTCCGATACCAGCGCGGCAAGCACTGTGGCGGACGATCTCGCACGCTGGATATTGTCTGAACTCAGCCCCGGCCAGAACATGCCGAGCGAAGCCGAACTGGCCGAACGCTACGCCGTCAGTCGCCTGACCATTCGGGAGGCGGTAAAGCTGCTCGAGGGTCGGCGCCTGCTCGAATTGGCGCGTGGTCGCCGCGCCGTCGTGCGCGAACCCGACGGCTCCGCCTTCTCCGACTTCCTGAGTTCGATCATTCGCTATGATCCCAAGGGTCTGTTCGATCTGGTGGAGGTCCGACTCTCGCTCGAAGTGCAATCGGCCACCCAGGCTGCCAAGCGCGCCAATCGCGCCGGCATCATCGCCGTCGAAAACGCCCTCGAAGGGATGTGCAAATCCATCGGCGAGGACGGGAATTTTGCCGATATCGAGGCCGAGCAGCGGTTCCACGCTTCCGATTTCGGCTTCCACGAGGCCGTCGCCCTGGCGAGCGGCAATCGCGTGCTGAGCTATCTTTTCGAGGCCATGGCCACGCCCCTGCGCGAGGGTTTTCTCATCAGCCACCGCGGCCACACCTATCGTGGCCACACCCCACAGGACACGATCACCGCACACCAGCGCATTCTGGACGCCATCCGTGCCGGAAACGCGCGCGCTGCCGGCGAGGCCATGCGTCTCCACCTTCGGGATACCGAGCGCGATATTCGCACCGCCCTATCCCGCGGCGTCTCGCCCGACGAAAAAGACTGA
- the chvE gene encoding multiple monosaccharide ABC transporter substrate-binding protein, whose translation MKSLVTLIAAGAMAATAFSGAFAQDKGSVGIAMPTQSSLRWISDGNELKSALEGMGYTVDLQYAEDDIPNQLAQIENMVTKGVDALVIASIDGTTLSAVLQQAADQGVKVVAYDRLIRESGNVDYYTTFDNFEVGVLQANSLVKGLNERFPDDKPWNVELFGGSPDDNNAFFFYDGAMAVLQPLIDSGDVVVKSGQMGMDVVGTLRWDGAVAQARMDNILSANYSDGSRVHGVLAPYDGLSRGIISSLRGVGYGSGDLAWPIITGQDAEVPSVKAIIAGEQYSTVFKDTRELAQYTAQLLDTVLSGQEPSGLDTTTYDNGVKVVPSILLTPYEVDATNYEQRVIASGYIKAEELQ comes from the coding sequence ATGAAATCTCTGGTGACGCTGATCGCAGCTGGCGCAATGGCCGCGACCGCATTCTCCGGCGCCTTTGCGCAGGACAAGGGTTCCGTGGGCATCGCCATGCCGACCCAGTCGTCGCTGCGCTGGATCTCGGACGGTAACGAGCTCAAGTCCGCGCTGGAAGGCATGGGCTATACGGTCGACCTGCAGTATGCGGAAGACGATATCCCCAACCAGCTCGCACAGATCGAAAACATGGTGACCAAGGGCGTCGATGCCCTCGTGATCGCCTCGATCGATGGCACCACGCTCTCGGCCGTGCTGCAGCAGGCTGCAGACCAGGGCGTCAAGGTCGTTGCCTATGACCGCCTGATCCGCGAGAGCGGCAATGTGGACTACTACACCACCTTCGACAATTTCGAGGTTGGTGTGCTGCAGGCCAACAGCCTGGTGAAGGGTCTCAACGAGCGCTTCCCCGATGACAAGCCGTGGAACGTCGAACTGTTCGGCGGCTCGCCCGACGACAACAACGCCTTCTTCTTCTATGATGGCGCGATGGCTGTGCTGCAGCCGCTGATCGACAGTGGCGACGTCGTCGTCAAGTCCGGCCAGATGGGCATGGACGTGGTCGGCACGCTGCGTTGGGACGGTGCGGTTGCACAGGCGCGCATGGACAACATCCTGTCGGCCAATTACTCGGACGGCAGCCGCGTGCATGGCGTGCTGGCTCCTTATGACGGTCTGTCGCGCGGTATCATCTCCTCGCTGCGCGGCGTGGGCTATGGCTCGGGCGACCTCGCCTGGCCGATCATCACCGGCCAGGACGCCGAAGTGCCGTCGGTCAAGGCGATCATTGCCGGTGAACAGTATTCGACCGTGTTCAAGGACACGCGCGAGCTGGCCCAGTACACCGCCCAGCTGCTCGACACCGTCCTGTCCGGCCAGGAGCCGAGCGGCCTCGACACCACCACCTATGACAATGGCGTCAAGGTCGTGCCGTCGATTCTCCTGACCCCCTATGAGGTCGACGCGACCAATTACGAACAGCGCGTCATCGCATCGGGCTACATCAAGGCCGAAGAACTGCAGTAA
- the mmsA gene encoding multiple monosaccharide ABC transporter ATP-binding protein, translated as MTNTILEMRGITKTFPGVKALQDVNLDVREGEIHAICGENGAGKSTLMKVLSGVYPHGSYDGQIIYQGAEQHFKSIRDSEHKGIVIIHQELALVPLLSIAENIFLGNEVAKGGVIDWDETRDGARKLLSMVGLNEDPDTLITNIGVGKQQLVEIAKALSKQVQLLILDEPTASLSEKDSQALLELLTEFKKQGITSIIISHKLNEISKIADRVTVIRDGRTIETMDTDQITEDRIITSMVGRSLEDRYPARTPKIGEVVLEVRNWNVFHPQHRERQMIRDVNLVLRRGEVVGIAGLMGSGRTEFAMSLFGKSYGQKISGEVFRNGKKIDVSNVGKAIANGIAYATEDRKTYGLNLIDHIKHNITVANLAGVSRWGVIDDLGELDAANDYRRKTNIRSSSVYQVTGNLSGGNQQKVVLSKWLYANPDVLILDEPTRGIDVGAKYEIYTIINQLAAQGKAILVISSEMPELLGITDRLYVMNEGRIVGEMPTSDASQEKIMRAIVRAEGKAS; from the coding sequence ATGACAAATACCATTCTGGAGATGCGCGGCATCACCAAGACATTTCCCGGTGTCAAAGCCCTGCAGGACGTCAATCTTGACGTGCGCGAAGGCGAAATCCACGCCATTTGCGGGGAAAACGGGGCTGGAAAATCGACGCTGATGAAGGTGCTGAGCGGGGTTTACCCGCATGGCTCCTATGACGGCCAGATCATCTATCAGGGCGCCGAGCAGCATTTTAAGTCCATTCGCGACAGCGAGCACAAGGGCATCGTCATCATCCACCAGGAGCTGGCGCTGGTGCCGCTGCTCTCGATCGCCGAGAACATTTTTCTCGGCAATGAAGTGGCCAAGGGCGGCGTGATCGACTGGGACGAGACCCGGGACGGAGCGCGCAAGCTGTTGAGCATGGTGGGGCTCAATGAGGACCCGGACACGCTGATCACCAATATCGGTGTGGGCAAGCAGCAGCTTGTCGAGATCGCCAAGGCGCTCTCCAAGCAGGTGCAATTGCTGATCCTCGACGAACCGACAGCCTCGCTTTCGGAAAAGGACAGCCAGGCGCTGCTCGAGCTTCTGACCGAGTTCAAGAAGCAGGGCATTACCTCGATCATCATCAGTCACAAGCTGAACGAGATCTCAAAGATTGCCGACCGGGTGACGGTGATCCGCGACGGGCGCACCATCGAGACGATGGATACCGACCAGATCACCGAGGACCGGATCATCACCTCCATGGTGGGCCGCTCGCTCGAAGACCGCTATCCCGCGCGCACGCCAAAAATCGGCGAAGTCGTGCTGGAGGTGCGCAACTGGAACGTCTTCCACCCCCAGCATCGCGAGCGCCAGATGATCCGGGACGTCAATCTCGTCCTGCGCCGGGGCGAAGTGGTGGGCATTGCCGGGCTGATGGGATCGGGGCGAACCGAATTCGCCATGAGCCTCTTTGGCAAATCCTACGGCCAGAAGATCAGCGGCGAAGTCTTCCGGAACGGCAAGAAGATCGACGTTTCCAACGTTGGCAAGGCCATTGCAAACGGCATTGCCTATGCCACCGAAGATCGCAAGACCTACGGGCTTAACCTCATCGACCATATCAAGCACAATATCACCGTCGCCAATCTGGCCGGCGTGTCGCGCTGGGGGGTGATCGATGACCTTGGCGAGCTCGACGCGGCAAACGACTATCGCAGGAAGACCAATATCCGCTCGTCAAGCGTCTATCAGGTCACCGGCAATCTCTCGGGCGGCAACCAGCAAAAGGTGGTGTTGTCCAAATGGCTCTATGCCAATCCGGACGTGCTGATCCTCGATGAACCCACGCGCGGCATCGATGTGGGGGCAAAATACGAAATCTACACCATCATCAACCAGCTGGCGGCGCAGGGTAAGGCGATCCTCGTGATCTCTTCGGAGATGCCCGAATTGCTGGGGATCACCGACCGCCTCTATGTAATGAATGAAGGCCGTATCGTGGGCGA